The Cryptomeria japonica chromosome 9, Sugi_1.0, whole genome shotgun sequence DNA segment TCCTCCTCTTTTCCCAACTTCAACAGCCCATAATATAGTATGTTGTAGGTAACTTCATCCAGAATGATACCTTTATTAACCATCTCATCATATAGTTTAAAAGCATTGCTAAAACTCCCTTCTTTGCAAAACCCATTGATGAGTACATTGTAAATAAAAACATCTGGAAGAACACCTTTTCCGACCATATGATCTTGCACCATCAAAGCTTGCTGCATATTCCCTACTTTGCAATATGCATTGATCAATATTCTGTAAGTATTTCTATCTGGGACTAAACCCCACAATTCCATTTCTTTCAAGACATTGTGTGCATCCTGAATCCTGCCATTTTGGCAATAGCCTTGGATAAGTGCTCTATAACTCACTGCATTGGGCAAGAAACCATTGTTCCGCATGCTGTTCAAGAAAGTGTTTGCTTCTTCCATCCGAGCATTGCTGCACAGACCATGAACAATCATAGAACATGTTACAGTATTTGGCATCAACCCTTTTCCTGATATTTCATCCCTAAGCTTGAAAGCCTCTTCCAAATTCCCGTCCTTGCAGAGCCTATCAATTAGAGCATTGTATGTTGAAATGTTTGGCATCAAATTAATTTGTATCATCTCATCAAGGAGCCTCTTCGCTTCAGTTATGTCACCTAACTTGCAATGACCATATATCAATGTGCTGTAAGTAACTACGTCAGCCTCCAAATTTCTTCCCGACATTTCCAATAATAATGCATTGGCCTCACATACCTTCCCTGACTTACATAGACCGTTGATAAGAGTATTGTAAGTTGAAACATTAGGGTGAATACCCCTTTCCATCATATATTCCTTAAAGGTAAAAGCTTTGAAAGTGTTTCCCGCCTTGCAACAGCCATCTATAAGAGTGTTGAAAGTAAAAACATCAGGAACAAAGCCTCGCCCAACCATGTCCAGAAAAAGTACCTCAGCTTGCTCGCTCTTTTTGGCCTTGCAAAGACCATTGAGAAGTGAATTGAATGTGACTGTATTTGGTAGGATGCATTTCTTCAACATCGTATCGCATAGATCCAATGCTTCTTCCACATTTCCTGCCTTACACAGTCCATCAATCAATCTTGTACAAGTTGAATCACGTGGCATCATATCCCTATACAACATCTCCTTAAAAATCCCTGCAGCAGTTTCCATCTTGCCCTCCTTGCTATAGCCAGCAACTAAAATATTATAGGTGACTGCACAGGGCACTATCCCATTACAGTACATCTCATGCACTAATGATCTTGCCTTGTCATATTCTGAGGCCTTGAAAAGCTCATTTATGAGGGTTGAGTATATAAAGGCATCAGGAGCTAAACCCCCGGCTTGCATTTTCTTATAATAATTAAAGGCCTGATCGAGGCTTCCCTTTCCACAGAGACCATGAATGAGTATATTGTAGGTAACAACATCTGGTGTCGAACCCACCTCTTCCATTTTGACAAACATTTCTTTGGCCTTGTCAATTTTTCCTTCCTTGC contains these protein-coding regions:
- the LOC131079597 gene encoding pentatricopeptide repeat-containing protein At5g39710, with amino-acid sequence MATGWAVGNNHPAVIITGRKIRAICTNSMFYQGNDDRVDEIIDKVCGLLSKHEDEAIVYALSQLLSENPLHFNKKHKILIRLEPQHVQQVLVERQTSINPTTAFHLFSWAAHHQSFCFNIKSTCILAHVLQRANMFAHATSVLGPLINPSTPIQRHTEIFNTFIGVCNNSSSEGFDLLIHIYLKKKMLDHGVDAYFSLRNHGIVPGQSICNRLVIGLLKSKNKSLAFKVYEDMLEAGLRLDVYAFNAIINAFCKEGKIDKAKEMFVKMEEVGSTPDVVTYNILIHGLCGKGSLDQAFNYYKKMQAGGLAPDAFIYSTLINELFKASEYDKARSLVHEMYCNGIVPCAVTYNILVAGYSKEGKMETAAGIFKEMLYRDMMPRDSTCTRLIDGLCKAGNVEEALDLCDTMLKKCILPNTVTFNSLLNGLCKAKKSEQAEVLFLDMVGRGFVPDVFTFNTLIDGCCKAGNTFKAFTFKEYMMERGIHPNVSTYNTLINGLCKSGKVCEANALLLEMSGRNLEADVVTYSTLIYGHCKLGDITEAKRLLDEMIQINLMPNISTYNALIDRLCKDGNLEEAFKLRDEISGKGLMPNTVTCSMIVHGLCSNARMEEANTFLNSMRNNGFLPNAVSYRALIQGYCQNGRIQDAHNVLKEMELWGLVPDRNTYRILINAYCKVGNMQQALMVQDHMVGKGVLPDVFIYNVLINGFCKEGSFSNAFKLYDEMVNKGIILDEVTYNILYYGLLKLGKEEENCDLRK